tccctaGCCCCTCTTCATCCTCTCCTTTCTGATTCTCTAAAGTCCAGTATATCAGTCTGTATGCCTTTGCGTACttgtagcttagctcccacttataagtgagaacataaggttTTTGGTTTTCCCTTTAGAATCCCAAACTGTAGCCTAAGGGAAAGGTTTCCAAGCTACTCTCCTTATTGCACTCCAAAGTATGATTTTTGTCTCCCTAACTATGAGTTTAGTAAAACCTTTGTTTGACTTTTCAGCATCTCACGTGCCTTTTCTGAATTTGACAGATGCATATCTGAAATGTGCTTCCAAATGCCTATCTTATCTCTCTTTACTAACTTCTCCAAGTCTTTGCCAATAACTATGTCTTAACTGTCTTGTTTGCTCTTTAGAGCATTGTAACACATATATTTTCATAGTTTATCCtgcttttccagttttttttttcattgaaataattGTCGTGATGACCAATAGTCTAGTATGCTGCTGTAGGACTTCTATAGCTGTTATCTCCGTTcatatttcagtttctttatgtgttttttcCTACATGAATTCCTGGGTTCCATTTTCTAATTCATAGGTTGGCAAATGATGAATGTAATATGATGATGATGGCCTGTGTTCCAGCCATAtactcttttaaagaaaattttatcggAATACAGTCATGCTTTCTTGTTTACATATTATCTGTGACTTACTTTGTATTACAGTGGCAAAGTTGAGTAATTGTGGAAGAGACCATATGGTCTACAAAGGCTAAAATTACTTACTATCTTGTTCATTATGAAAAAATTTGCTGACTtctattctgattttttatttattctttaacattCTGAAGTTTGtcaattgatttaaaaattttaatgactttttcctttctaaataatatattttttatttacctaCTACTGTGTCATTCTATATTTTTTGCCTTAACCAAATGATGTTTTAAGTCAGTGAAAAAAAGAACTGACTGAAAGTAGAAGTGGAAATCTAAGCTATAAGCAACTATATTATACAAGCTTCtcaaaatataattgtttttccattagatatagaacaatggaagtGACAACAAGATTGACATGGAATGATGAAATTCACTGAGAAAGCTGCTTGGAAATGTTTCTTTGACTCTTCTCTATAAGTCTAGTGTTCATGGAGATAGAATTGAAGATATGGTTCAAAGATGCAGCCATCAGGGATGTACTGTAACAATGATTTACTTTAATCGCAATATCATTGTAGCCTTTATGCTTGGAGATTATTCTAATTTATGTGAAAATTCTGAAGAGCTAAATGATTCCCTTTGGTTTGcagttcaaaagaaaaatggcacCACTGAAATAGAAACTTTACTCTTAAATATAGCACCAAAAATTAGTGATAAACAATTGGTTGGTCGTTCATTGGAAAAGGATATTTTCCTTATACAGCCATATAATAACACAATTTATCTAACTGACATGATAGTAAAAAACTTGAAACTAGACTTATATGGCTTCAAAACATATTTGGAATGTGAAGTTTTTCGAGTTGAAGGTACGTGAAATTAAATAATCCTACATCTCACATTACGGTTCTGATGTTTCTGTTTGGAGGGTAATAATTGCTCTACAAGAGCAAGGAAAGTGAGAGGAAAGTCAGATTCATGCCAATTTATCCTCTTTGATAAATTCTGAAATGTAACATGGGGAACATGAAAATTATGAGGTTTTTATCTAGAAAATATAGGCTGCTTTGAGCAGAGTAAGTTTAGAAATACATGTACAGAaatagagatgaaaaaggagaaggagatgaaaaaggaagagagagagagagagagagagagagagagagagagagagagagagagggagagagagagagatcttgtcATTAGAGCTAGTTTGTTTTGATGTATGACCCAAAGATCAGACCCTTGTAACATATGACCCTCAGAACTTCTAGGCGTAATCAAGTGAGAGCTTCTAGAGCAAGTTAATGTGCAGAGaggataattttttcttctcttcctctcactGTGCTGCCAACCCTGACTCCTAAGTAAGCAGCTCAGCCCTGGGTTACGCAAATGAACtcaatgtcttattttaaaagtagacTTGACCACATTTAACCAGAGAAGTTTAAAAAACTTACCATGCTATGTTTATTCCTATAGGATTTAAGGATAACCTAAACTATGCAAAGAAGATAATGAAAGCTGGAGAGTAAGTTAAATTAGTGGGTTATCTACTGATCATTTTATTTAGATCAATTGTATAAAGAATGCTGACAAGTAGTAAAGataaagatcatgccacttgaaATGATAAACAAGAGTTATGATGTTATTGACATAAAATAGCAAAACCACTACCAactatgaaactttaaaaatccacCTGATGACATTGACCAATTGGACTTCGTTTCCACTTTAGACATTAGATCCAAATTTTTCAGGTTATAACCATTTTAGATAATTTCTCTGAATCTTTCCCTGAGATACAGCTTTTGAGAATCCTCAGTAAACGTTAAAAACAAACCCTCTTTTTCAATTTATAGATAGATAGCTACATTGcctatgttttattttgatttctccttaatatatttttattgaaaataataatttatcttcAATGTTACTAATATTCTTATTACACTTACGTGGTCCAAGCCTGAGAGTTGAAAAATGGTTTGGTTGCTGGTTAATATTCAACTTTAGTCAGATATAAtataatgcattttctttaagtacaaaatgtataattttagatatttcaaaTCATATCATAGAAGAttccattattaaaataataaataataaaaaaattcccTTCTTAGAGAAGGGAAAGAAGCTGTAGGTGACTTGTGGTGTTCTTTATTGGGTGTTCTTATACTATATTTAACCATTGCATTTTAACAGGCACAGAAATAGGCTTCTAGCAGAAATCAGAGCTTACAAGCCCTATTTGGTTTCAGAAATTCGTATTCTTTTGGTGGGTCCAGTTGGGTCTGGAAAGTCCAGTTTTTTTCAATTCAGTCAAGTCTGTTTTtcatggccatgtgacttgccaaGCCATGGTGGGATCTGATGTCACCAGCATTACTGAACAGGTAAGTTATTTCTCTGAGGATTTTATTCTATAGATTACGATTATtacattatttatgtttttgtctttttctctcaggGCAATCCTAATATACAATTAAATGCTAAATCTACAATTAAATCCTAAATCAAATGGGAAATAGGAGTAAAATTTTAATCAGAATCACCTCCATTGAGCTGTATTATACAGAGAAGctttcacattttatagatgtaaGAAGCAGTTATATAAAGAATACTTTTTAGTGTTtgtgtagaaaacaaaaattgaaaaaccCTGTGGAAATCTTTGAGCATTATATTTGATATTCATTTTTACACATGTACCACATGATTTTACCTGGTTTAAATGGTTTTCTCATAATACAATAATGAGAATTatgtaagataatttttttattacataaGTCCATTCTCCAAGACATGGTCATGCAAAAATAGTAGCTCACATTGGTGGGTCAATTTTGAAGGAGAAATTGAAGTGTAAATCTATGCTTTTACAAAAACTATCTTCTTTACAAAAAGATATACTTAAGGAAATAAATAGTAATATAGATTTCTTAATTGTTACCCTAAAGAACTACAAATTATGATGCAACACTTGTCTAGAAAATTCCTTCTGGTTTAAGCTTATCAATGTTATCATgcaatcaaacaaaaataataaaggaaaagaacagaaaattttagaatcagtctTTTTTATGGTAACCACAAATTAATATTATCACTTGTTAGGGAATATGCTGTTATTATCGATGTAAAATTTAGCCTAATATAAGACTACATAATAAGACAGTAATGGTTCATTTGAGCTTCTGTATCACATTCAACAACTGAAAGAATTTTCTAGTACTTTCAAGAATCACATCTTATTTCTTGATATTGGCCAGATACTATGCTCTTGAGTGGCTTTAATATATCAGTGTAGTCTCAGAAGCCACGGCAAGATACTGCCACACAATTTCAATTAATTAAGCATTGATTGAAATGTTtctgtttgttaaatatttattcagaactAGAGACCTAGTTACAAATAATGCTTGGTCCCATCGCCCAGAGATCTCAGAGACCAATGCAGATAATAAATATGCATCATTTATTGTGATACATGCCACAATGGAGGTACTATTCAAGacaaaatttctgtttcttcctcttaagttttaaatttcaaaggtCTTGTTTTAAGAGAAGATCTAGATACTGAACTCCAATGAAATGCAAATGTTATTTAAACTGAAGACATATGGGGGAAATTTTAGGAGGGCAATAAAATAGTTTATTGCTTAAAGacctttttctttgaaaaactgaaattataaaggAAGCAAATTAATGGTAAGGAAACTATGAAGATGCATATTGGTGTTCCTGAAATTTTGCAATGTACTTCAGCGCTAGTGCTTAGTATAATTTCTTTTGTGTTGGGGCACTAGTAGGTCTTATTCTCCTAGATAAAAATCTTCAGTGGGATTAATCCTACACACTCATGGCCCAGTGAAAGCTTTTGACTTTATTACAGATTACAATAGGTCACAGAGGGTCTTTCCCTTCTGGTTTGAGCAATATTACACCCTTGCCAGCACCACAGATGGAAAAATTATACTTAAAGTATCTCTGAGAAATCCTTTCCTTTGTAATTCTTCCCAAATCTTCCATACTTTTTTTGTGGGTAGGTTGAAAGTCTATCTGaccaacaaataaaatattttctgaattattctAAAAAATACCCTTACAATAAGATGGAATGTGTTTATCTGGGAAATAATCTTCTGTTGTGCTCCTCAAAGTGAGATATGTAGACCCCTCGGGTTTCCTGAGACCTTGTAAGGGTATCTCTGAGTTCAAAGCAATTTTTTAGAATtattctaaggtttttttttttgtcttttctagtgTATTGACACTTGAATTTATTATGTAACATAGTTTCACCTGTTGGCACATTAGTATGAATCAAACGTGGCATGAAACACGACTAGCAGTCATCATATTTCTCTCAATTACTGTACTTACAGGAAAAAACTAAAATGCCAGTTTTACTCAAGAATGTCCTTTATGAATAGTTACAGTTATTGGCTTTATTTAAACTCCACTTTGgagtatacattattttaatattcagtgTGATAAAATGAGAAGTACTCATAAAGTACTTCTAATGCATATTGAAAATTGGCAATTGTCTTTAGAAAAAGCACTGGAGCAACTGAGTTGTCAActgaaccttttaaaaatatataacatcacGTTTACTGGATAGAACAGACTTATTTATACTTGGATATTTGGcagctattttaataaaaatactcaaaGTGACCCTACTAATCTGGATAATCCAGTGAaccaatgttttaaaatgaacaataaattaGGCTAAAATTATGCATGAGTCAAAGATATATTCAAGGTATAAGATAGATCAATGGATTTAATGTGGCAGCATACAAAAATGTGTTACAGATTCCACATTACAACTAACCTTTAAGAAGTTATTACTTGTTGAGCTTTAATATATGATGTTGAGGAATATTCATACCTGAAAGttataccatgaaatattaccTCCTCTCATATTATACATATGTCTGAGAGGCCATATTTTCTTCACATACTTCAATTAAAGTAACATATCAGCAAATTGAATCAGAGCCACATGTATCTCATATatacagttcttttctttaatccCGAGATTGAagagaattttaataataaaccaatgacactgttttctacaattaaaaaaaaactttttaaatacaaaataaaaatgttatttgatgAATATGTGACAGGTTTGTAATTGTATTCTTAATGATTAAGACAACATTTAAGAAGAGGAGGGGCAGAGCAAGATGGTCACACAGGTCACTCCAATTATTCCTCCATTGAAACATCAATTTGAATTTGAACAACTATTAGCACACAAAAATATCTTCACAAGACCTCAGGAAACCAGGTGAAAGATCACAGTACCTGGTTCTAGCATAATCATAAGAAAAGATACattgaagagggtaggaaagacagttTTACATGATCTGCATCACCCCCTCAACTCCAGGTACCATAGTGTAGAGAGAACTATCATCTGCTTGGGGGAAAAGAGGGAAGTGAGGACAGGACTTTGCCTGGACTCCAATATCAGGCCTACTACAGTAAAACCCAGCACTGGGTAGAACTCCATGGCCCCAGACTTTAGGCTGATATCTGAGGGCTGAGCCTCTAGACCCATGCTGGTGCCAAGTGAGAGCATGTGGCCCTAGATTTCAAGCTTGCATGGTGGACTCAATCCCTGGATCACACCATGGATTGGTTATCAGTGGCCCAGCCTCTGAACAGCTCTTAGTGGCAGGGATGCTGCAGTGGTCCTGAGCTTTAGGCATGCCTCAGTGCTTCACGAGTCACCGTGGTCCCAGGCTTTGGGATCATGCAAGGCAGCCTGCCCAGACTCTTTGGATGGGCTGATTGTTGAAGGACTTCTCCAGACAAAGACAATCTGCAAATTTAGGAATAAGTACATACTTTCAGAGATGTTTATACATTGACATATGGTCACAAGGGTCAAGAATGATCAGTGTAACATGACGTcactaaagagagaaaataatgtgCCAGTGACccaaaatagagatatatgaACCAcctgaagaatttaaaataattattttaaggaagcacaaatttcaagaaaatacagagaaacaattTAACAACATGAGAAAAATGATGAGTGATCAGAATAAGAAATTTAATAGAAAGTTGTAATaattacaaaaaatcaaaaatctcaGAGCTAAAACAACACAATGGGTGAAATGAGAAATGACATAGAGAGAATCagcagcagaattgatcaagtagaagagTCTGTAAACTTAAAggcaggttatttgaaaatatagatgagaaaaaaacagaatgaaaaagaatgcagAAAGTTTACGGGATTTAGcatcaaaagaacaaatattcaaGTTATAGGAGTGAAAGGAGACAAGAAATTAAGAGTGATAGaaagcttaaataaataaatagtagcaAAAACTTCCCAAACCTGGAGGAAGATGCAAATATCCAGGTAAAGGTGAGAGAAAATCTCCAATCAGATTTAATTCAAACAATATTAACCCAAGACATACTAAAATCAAACTACAAaatatcaaagacaaagagaggatTCTTAAAACAGGaagataaaaaagcaaataacacaGAGTTTTAATAAGGATGCTAATAAGTAACTTAAAATATCTggaagtataaaactcactggtaaaactaagtatacaataaaattcagaatactctaataTTGTAATGATGATGTGTAAATCAGTTATATCTTCAATATGAAGGTTAAAAACCAAAACTACTACAACAATAATAACTGTAATACTTTGTTAAGGGACATGCAATATGGAAAGATGTAAATTGTGGTATCAAAGATGTAAACCATGGGGAGGAGTggagtaaaaatgtaaaatgtttttttttctaagtggagctgttattaacttaaaataactggttataaatatgtttttttttgtataagcATCATGGTTAAGCACAAAACAAATACTGATAGtagatacacaaaatataaaaagcaaggaGTCAAAACAtgccactatatatatatatatatatatatatatatatatatgtacacacacacacatatacatgtatgtgtgtatatatatgtgtgtatatataagtattttacatgataaattacatataattttcccttttaattaaaaaacaaacatttaactttttttagtattaatttccaatattttaaatatccataGATATTACCCACTTAAATAACAGATCTTTGGGATTCTCAATAACTTTTAAGAGTCTAAAGGGGTCTTAAGACGAAACTGCTTGAGGACCATGGTGTTTAAATATTAATCAGTCTCTTTTCTTATTGTCATGCCTTGAATGTTGGGTGATGAATGAACTTttacatgtaatatattttttaacagtaTAGGATATATTCTGTCAAagatggaaaaaatggaaaatctcTGCTATTTATGTTGTGTGACACCATGGGACTAGATGAGACAGAGGGAGTAGGACTATGCATTGGTGACATCCCCTACATATTAAAAGGTTGTATGCCAGACAGATATCAGGTAAGGTTTCTTCAATATCCAaaaaatttcaaatcattttctttagtatttttaattgaattttctaTCTCAAAAGGCAATTTTAACTGCCACAATGTGGTTTCAACATTACCCAATACTATTCtactttaaatgaaaaagaattcatGTAAAAACGTAGAGTGACAATTGTTCTTTTCTGTAACATTGAGAAATAAAGCCAAAAGGCAGGATTCGACTCATCCACATTCCAGGAAAAGATCACGGGGATGTTGTGTTTTTATCACTCCGCACTAATGTAAACTAATAATAAAGTAGTTAATCTCTTGCACTTTTTGGATTACATAGACAAAATATTGGAACAAGTACCACTTtgtgttgaaatgtga
Above is a window of Saimiri boliviensis isolate mSaiBol1 chromosome 11, mSaiBol1.pri, whole genome shotgun sequence DNA encoding:
- the IFI44L gene encoding LOW QUALITY PROTEIN: interferon-induced protein 44-like (The sequence of the model RefSeq protein was modified relative to this genomic sequence to represent the inferred CDS: inserted 1 base in 1 codon; deleted 1 base in 1 codon); this encodes MRTSQVISSLFSLYQCQQSFTSFVTPFKKYRTMEVTTRLTWNDEIHXRKLLGNVSLTLLYKSSVHGDRIEDMVQRCSHQGCTVTMIYFNRNIIVAFMLGDYSNLCENSEELNDSLWFAVQKKNGTTEIETLLLNIAPKISDKQLVGRSLEKDIFLIQPYNNTIYLTDMIVKNLKLDLYGFKTYLECEVFRVEGFKDNLNYAKKIMKAGEHRNRLLAEIRAYKPYLVSEIRILLVGPVGSGKSSFFNSVKSVFHGHVTCQAMVGSDVTSITEQYRIYSVKDGKNGKSLLFMLCDTMGLDETEGVGLCIGDIPYILKGCMPDRYQLNPYKPITPEHSTFITSPSLKDRIHCVAYVLDINSIDNLSSKMLAKFKRVHKEVLSCGIAHVALLTNVSNCSEVLQDNFLNMSRSTTYQSQVTNVNKMLGIPISNILMAGNYASDLELNPVNDILIRSALRQMLRAADNFLEDLPLEETGAIVRVL